Proteins encoded within one genomic window of Candidatus Binatia bacterium:
- the lnt gene encoding apolipoprotein N-acyltransferase, translated as MVALSALLYAAAFPPTSFPFLIWIGLAPLLAVLGRCRTARQAGAIGAVWALVMTLFVGRCLPPAVEIFHEQSLLAGWLLLAGAGLLTAVPQYALFAVVFRALAVRYRAGLPILAGAAWAAAEWARVELPPGNPWAIAGLATVDMSELAGMARVTGVYGLSFLVAATNTALVLLVGDALSSAGLHRNFPAPESKASRTTRRPAAIIAAIAATFLVAFALGRGSRPAKPEAAPRTIAIVQPALPPDRARAPDDHRRRLQNHLDLTAIAVEESQPDVVVWPESSLGFFLEQDGPWRNDLQLRAPLAGAELVAGGPRLLDSGGVANSLFLLGPGQWPAATYDKQVLLPLGEWFPVNSSALLRRDLGAAPQTYATGIKNGLLPTTAGQMGPAICNEIMVPGILRAHINNGAGLLLNPANDAWFPHSGCPLGLFQIARMRAIEHGRWLVRASSSGPSAIIDPSGQIVAQVPIGEPGWAGAAVPEVREKTFYSRWGDLFGAGSLLVVLLALWRRPFPTVERSNPYR; from the coding sequence ATGGTTGCCCTTTCTGCCCTCCTCTATGCCGCCGCCTTTCCCCCCACTTCGTTTCCGTTTCTGATCTGGATCGGGCTGGCACCGCTTCTGGCCGTGCTCGGCCGATGCCGAACGGCCCGGCAGGCCGGCGCAATCGGAGCCGTTTGGGCTCTGGTGATGACCCTTTTTGTCGGCCGCTGCCTGCCGCCTGCCGTCGAGATCTTTCACGAGCAATCCCTTCTTGCCGGGTGGCTTCTTCTCGCGGGTGCAGGGTTGCTCACCGCCGTTCCGCAATACGCCCTGTTTGCCGTGGTCTTCCGCGCGCTGGCGGTTCGCTATAGAGCGGGGCTGCCCATTCTGGCCGGGGCCGCGTGGGCTGCGGCCGAATGGGCGCGTGTGGAGCTGCCTCCCGGAAACCCCTGGGCGATCGCGGGTCTGGCGACGGTGGACATGAGCGAACTCGCCGGCATGGCACGCGTAACCGGCGTCTACGGACTCTCCTTTTTGGTGGCGGCCACCAACACGGCGCTAGTCCTGCTGGTCGGAGACGCCCTGTCGAGCGCGGGGTTGCACCGCAACTTCCCCGCACCGGAAAGCAAGGCAAGTCGAACGACCCGCAGACCCGCTGCGATCATCGCCGCCATTGCGGCGACCTTCCTGGTGGCCTTTGCCCTTGGGAGAGGCTCGCGCCCGGCCAAACCAGAGGCGGCGCCGCGCACCATCGCGATCGTGCAACCCGCATTGCCGCCGGATCGTGCGAGAGCCCCCGACGACCACCGGCGACGGCTTCAGAACCACCTGGACCTGACTGCAATCGCTGTCGAGGAGAGCCAGCCGGATGTGGTCGTCTGGCCGGAATCCTCACTCGGTTTCTTTCTCGAACAGGATGGACCGTGGCGCAACGATCTTCAGCTCCGCGCACCGCTGGCCGGTGCCGAGCTGGTCGCCGGTGGACCCCGCCTGCTGGATTCCGGCGGGGTGGCCAACAGCCTCTTCCTGCTCGGCCCGGGACAATGGCCCGCTGCCACCTATGACAAACAGGTGCTATTGCCGCTGGGGGAATGGTTCCCGGTCAACTCCAGCGCCCTGCTTCGCCGCGACCTTGGTGCGGCCCCGCAGACGTATGCAACAGGGATCAAAAACGGCTTGCTACCGACCACCGCGGGCCAGATGGGCCCGGCCATTTGTAACGAAATCATGGTGCCGGGGATCCTGCGCGCACATATAAACAACGGTGCAGGATTGCTGCTCAACCCGGCGAACGACGCCTGGTTTCCTCACAGCGGATGTCCCCTGGGACTTTTCCAGATCGCACGCATGCGAGCGATCGAGCACGGCCGATGGCTGGTACGCGCTTCTTCCTCCGGGCCGTCAGCCATCATCGACCCATCCGGTCAGATCGTGGCGCAGGTGCCCATCGGAGAGCCCGGGTGGGCAGGTGCCGCAGTCCCCGAAGTTCGGGAGAAAACATTCTACTCGCGATGGGGAGATCTATTTGGGGCCGGCAGCTTGCTGGTCGTCCTGCTGGCACTTTGGCGGCGCCCTTTCCCCACGGTCGAACGCTCGAACCCCTACCGCTAG
- the metG gene encoding methionine--tRNA ligase encodes MKKNVYISTPLYYVNAEPHLGSTYTNVVTDAWARFHRQRNRDTFFQTGTDEHGEKIVEAAEAAGRSPKEFVDEVSAKFRSVWDSCGIGYDHFIRTSDADHIAYVQEILSQIHEQGDIYFDEYKGLYCVGCERLYTEKELEDGLCPQHRTEPVERSEPNYFFRMSKYQEKILDHLEKNPDFIRPEGYRNEALAMLREPLGDLCISRPKDRLTWGIELPFDKNYVCYVWFDALLNYTSGPASLGREEEIWSGAQHFIGKDILKPHAVFWPTILLAAGRPLYQHLNVHGFWSSGGQKMSKSLGNVVAPLEMRDRYGMDGLRYFMLRDMAFGQDADFTEEAMITRLNADLANGIGNLASRTLAMTKKYFGSEVQSIEPSEPIDHDLAAAYATARNELDSQIEVLAFHRGLEALWRGIDAANKYVVETAPFKLAKDETQTARVGAILHNCLESIRVAGQLIAPFMPEASERLREALHLEPSVWDNLDTPWGEAFPEGHVIEPSLALFPRIEKKS; translated from the coding sequence GTGAAGAAAAACGTCTACATTTCGACTCCTCTTTACTACGTAAACGCCGAACCCCATCTGGGGTCGACCTACACCAACGTGGTCACCGATGCGTGGGCGCGCTTCCACCGGCAACGCAACCGCGACACCTTCTTCCAGACCGGCACCGATGAGCACGGCGAAAAAATCGTCGAGGCCGCCGAGGCAGCCGGCCGCTCACCAAAGGAGTTCGTCGACGAGGTCAGTGCGAAGTTCCGATCGGTCTGGGACTCCTGCGGGATCGGCTACGACCATTTCATCCGCACCTCGGACGCCGATCATATCGCCTACGTGCAGGAGATCCTGTCCCAGATCCACGAGCAGGGCGATATCTATTTCGACGAGTACAAGGGACTCTATTGCGTCGGTTGCGAGCGCCTCTACACCGAGAAGGAATTGGAAGACGGGCTGTGCCCCCAGCACCGCACCGAACCCGTAGAGCGCTCCGAGCCAAATTACTTCTTCCGCATGTCGAAGTACCAGGAAAAAATCCTCGATCACCTGGAAAAGAACCCTGACTTCATTCGTCCCGAAGGCTACCGCAACGAAGCGCTGGCGATGCTGCGCGAACCCCTCGGCGATCTCTGCATCTCACGCCCCAAGGATCGATTGACCTGGGGGATCGAACTGCCCTTTGACAAGAACTACGTCTGTTATGTGTGGTTCGACGCCCTGCTCAATTACACCAGCGGGCCGGCGTCCCTTGGACGCGAAGAAGAAATCTGGTCCGGTGCGCAGCATTTTATCGGCAAGGATATCCTGAAACCGCACGCGGTTTTCTGGCCAACGATTCTGCTCGCCGCGGGACGCCCCCTCTACCAACACCTCAATGTCCACGGCTTCTGGTCCAGCGGGGGCCAGAAAATGTCCAAGAGCCTGGGCAATGTCGTGGCACCTCTCGAGATGCGCGACCGCTACGGGATGGACGGGCTGCGCTACTTCATGCTGCGCGATATGGCCTTCGGGCAGGATGCCGATTTTACCGAAGAGGCCATGATCACCCGCCTCAATGCCGACCTCGCCAATGGCATCGGCAATCTCGCCAGTCGCACGCTCGCGATGACCAAGAAATATTTCGGCAGCGAGGTGCAGAGCATCGAGCCGTCCGAGCCCATCGATCACGACCTCGCGGCCGCCTATGCAACCGCCCGCAATGAGCTCGATTCTCAGATCGAGGTATTGGCGTTCCATCGCGGGCTTGAAGCTCTGTGGCGCGGGATCGATGCGGCCAACAAATATGTCGTCGAGACAGCGCCTTTCAAACTGGCCAAGGACGAGACCCAGACCGCCCGGGTCGGTGCCATTCTGCATAACTGTCTGGAGTCCATCCGCGTGGCCGGGCAACTGATCGCCCCCTTCATGCCCGAGGCCTCCGAAAGACTGCGCGAAGCGCTCCATCTGGAGCCGTCGGTCTGGGACAATCTCGATACTCCCTGGGGCGAAGCCTTCCCCGAGGGGCACGTCATCGAGCCGAGTCTCGCGCTCTTCCCGCGGATTGAAAAAAAGTCCTGA
- the ricT gene encoding regulatory iron-sulfur-containing complex subunit RicT, with translation MQEIIETSEAPEALPPAEIVDVRFRVPGRAATFQIGDLPCKRNVAVVVQTERGPELGETISAPRSRFPKEIDAKFPRVLRLATDEDLSRAEHNHGQEKDAGDVFRQLARELSLPLKLLRVDYRFDGGKAAFYFMSTKGRVEHRGLARDLAQKLHTRVEMRQIGERDEARLTGGMGPCGRELCCSSWLKDFAPVSIKHAKEQGLSLNPGKLAGMCGRLKCCLRYEYDTYAELRRGLPRIGKKVNCIHGEGVVTQQSILKRQVVVRRFSDEVLFDCSLEDLVERKQATPDAEATPEAKATPAESVPEPTLTQPASSKPEPEVSEWEAASTPDPRAREKRNQSGSKKSARRRPRRRKRGDRDKKPSKPS, from the coding sequence TTGCAAGAAATCATCGAAACCAGCGAAGCACCTGAAGCCCTGCCGCCGGCAGAAATCGTCGACGTGCGCTTTCGTGTCCCCGGACGCGCCGCCACATTCCAGATCGGCGACCTGCCCTGCAAGCGAAACGTCGCGGTCGTGGTCCAGACCGAGCGCGGACCGGAACTGGGAGAGACCATCAGCGCTCCCCGCAGCAGATTCCCCAAGGAAATCGACGCCAAATTTCCGCGGGTGCTCCGCCTCGCCACCGATGAGGACCTCTCCCGCGCCGAGCATAACCACGGTCAGGAAAAAGATGCCGGGGATGTGTTTCGGCAACTCGCCCGGGAGCTGAGCCTTCCCCTGAAGCTCCTCCGGGTCGACTATCGTTTCGACGGCGGCAAGGCCGCGTTCTACTTCATGAGCACCAAAGGTCGTGTCGAGCATCGCGGACTCGCCCGCGACCTCGCGCAGAAGCTGCATACGCGCGTCGAGATGCGCCAGATCGGCGAACGCGACGAGGCGCGTCTCACCGGCGGGATGGGGCCCTGCGGACGAGAGCTTTGCTGCAGCTCCTGGCTGAAGGACTTTGCTCCGGTCTCGATCAAGCACGCCAAGGAACAAGGACTCTCCCTGAACCCCGGCAAATTGGCGGGCATGTGCGGACGACTCAAATGCTGCCTGCGCTATGAATACGATACCTATGCCGAATTGCGACGCGGCCTCCCGCGGATCGGCAAAAAAGTGAATTGCATTCATGGCGAAGGCGTGGTCACACAGCAATCCATCCTCAAACGCCAGGTCGTCGTGCGTCGATTCTCTGATGAGGTGCTTTTCGATTGCTCGCTCGAGGATCTGGTCGAGAGGAAACAGGCGACGCCCGATGCCGAGGCGACGCCGGAGGCCAAGGCAACACCTGCCGAGAGCGTCCCGGAGCCAACCCTGACGCAACCTGCCAGCAGCAAGCCCGAACCCGAAGTCAGCGAATGGGAAGCTGCCAGCACCCCCGACCCGCGCGCCCGCGAAAAAAGAAATCAGAGCGGATCGAAAAAGAGCGCTCGCCGTCGACCACGTAGACGCAAGCGCGGCGATCGAGACAAAAAGCCGAGCAAACCTTCGTGA
- a CDS encoding sigma 54-interacting transcriptional regulator: MSRNPDRYRILYELGLAFSSRMDLHELSKVIIERCREVFDAEGASLLLHDADANELYFPYVASDNPEVVERLSALRLDDGVGVAGAILREGKAIRVDDATSNPDVVRPAEVIAGQVTESLIGAPLTSRDWTIGVIEIVNHRDGRPFSDEDLELLEALAGIISVAIENTYLTEELQQDRDRLANELASEKRIRAHESGGFGALLGESKAMKETFALLGSAADVPISVLIYGETGTGKELAARGLHDVGPRSSKPFIAINTAALPENLLESELFGHKKGAFTGAIRDRVGAFEAADGGTLFLDEVGEMPAEMQAKLLRVLQEGEVVPVGDHRPRRINTRIVSATNRNLEDEIREGRFREDLYYRLATFPVALPSLRERKDDIGGLAHHLLVRIGERYGRTPPSLAEDGLQLLEGYNWPGNVRELENELERAFALVGAAGRIGAEHFSNRLRAAGSGTGATVHTPLTTTDLRKARAQFEADFIHGVLEENDGNITHTAEALGLSRVGLQKKIKELGVSGS; encoded by the coding sequence ATGAGTCGCAATCCCGATCGCTACCGCATCCTGTACGAGCTTGGTCTGGCGTTCAGTTCCCGTATGGATCTGCACGAGTTGAGCAAGGTGATTATCGAGCGTTGCCGGGAGGTTTTTGACGCCGAGGGGGCCTCGCTTCTATTGCATGATGCCGACGCGAACGAGCTGTATTTTCCGTATGTCGCCTCCGATAATCCTGAGGTTGTCGAGCGCCTTTCGGCATTGCGACTCGATGACGGCGTGGGTGTGGCCGGGGCGATCTTGCGTGAGGGCAAGGCGATCCGGGTGGATGATGCCACCTCGAATCCGGATGTCGTGCGGCCCGCCGAGGTGATCGCAGGTCAGGTAACCGAGAGTTTGATCGGGGCTCCCTTGACCAGTCGCGACTGGACCATCGGGGTGATCGAGATCGTCAATCATCGCGATGGCCGGCCGTTTTCCGATGAGGATCTGGAATTGCTGGAGGCTCTGGCGGGCATCATCAGCGTGGCGATCGAAAATACGTACCTGACCGAGGAATTGCAGCAGGACCGCGATCGTCTGGCCAACGAATTGGCGTCCGAAAAACGGATTCGTGCTCACGAGTCCGGCGGGTTTGGGGCGCTTTTGGGGGAAAGCAAGGCGATGAAGGAGACCTTCGCCCTGCTGGGGAGTGCTGCCGATGTTCCCATCTCGGTGCTGATCTACGGAGAAACGGGAACCGGCAAGGAGCTGGCCGCGCGCGGCCTGCACGACGTCGGCCCGCGGTCGAGCAAGCCCTTTATTGCAATCAATACCGCGGCACTCCCCGAGAACCTGCTGGAGAGCGAACTCTTCGGTCACAAGAAGGGGGCGTTTACCGGAGCGATACGTGACCGAGTCGGCGCCTTTGAGGCGGCTGACGGCGGAACGCTCTTTCTTGACGAAGTCGGCGAGATGCCGGCCGAAATGCAGGCCAAATTGCTACGCGTCCTGCAGGAAGGCGAGGTCGTGCCGGTGGGGGACCATCGCCCTCGCCGGATCAATACGCGCATCGTATCGGCGACCAACCGAAATCTGGAAGACGAGATTCGGGAAGGCCGATTTCGGGAGGATCTCTACTACCGGCTGGCGACATTCCCGGTGGCTCTTCCTTCGCTGCGCGAGCGCAAGGACGATATCGGTGGGCTCGCCCATCATTTGTTGGTGCGTATCGGGGAGCGCTATGGCCGCACGCCACCGAGCCTGGCCGAAGACGGGTTGCAGTTGCTCGAGGGCTATAACTGGCCGGGCAATGTCCGCGAATTGGAAAACGAGCTGGAGCGGGCCTTCGCCTTGGTGGGGGCTGCGGGCCGGATCGGCGCGGAACATTTCTCGAACCGTTTGCGAGCCGCTGGCAGCGGAACCGGGGCAACCGTCCATACGCCTTTGACGACAACGGATTTGCGCAAGGCGCGTGCGCAATTCGAAGCCGATTTCATTCACGGGGTGCTCGAGGAAAACGACGGGAACATCACCCATACTGCGGAAGCTCTGGGGCTCTCGCGGGTCGGCCTGCAAAAGAAGATCAAGGAATTGGGAGTCAGCGGCAGCTAG
- the tmk gene encoding dTMP kinase, producing the protein MNRFLTFEGVEGSGKSTQAAQLARKLEDSGYEVVTTREPGGTDLGRQLRSILLTPDAVAPAPETELLLYLADRSEHIAKLIRPALARGAVVIADRFSDSTLAYQAFGRGLDLIKVRQIDAFARDGLMPTRTFLLDLPVEEGLARARQVGPADRLELEKVEFHKRVRDGFHQLAAEDAARMKIFDARAPIEDLASKISQDVLSWIGDAT; encoded by the coding sequence ATGAATCGCTTTCTGACCTTCGAGGGAGTCGAGGGATCCGGAAAGAGCACTCAGGCCGCGCAGCTTGCCCGCAAGCTCGAGGATTCGGGCTACGAAGTCGTGACGACAAGGGAGCCCGGGGGAACCGATCTTGGTCGCCAACTTCGGTCGATTCTGCTGACACCCGATGCCGTGGCCCCCGCACCCGAAACCGAATTGCTTCTCTACCTCGCAGACCGCTCCGAGCATATCGCAAAACTGATTCGACCGGCTTTGGCTCGTGGGGCCGTTGTCATCGCCGATCGCTTCTCGGATTCGACGCTGGCCTATCAGGCCTTCGGTCGAGGACTGGACCTCATAAAAGTCCGGCAGATCGACGCCTTCGCGCGCGATGGTTTGATGCCGACGCGAACCTTTCTTCTGGATCTACCCGTCGAGGAGGGGCTTGCCCGGGCCCGACAGGTCGGTCCGGCTGACCGACTCGAGCTTGAAAAAGTCGAGTTCCATAAACGGGTACGCGACGGTTTCCACCAATTGGCCGCAGAGGATGCCGCGCGCATGAAAATTTTCGATGCACGCGCACCCATCGAGGATCTCGCCTCGAAAATATCGCAGGACGTCCTTTCCTGGATTGGAGATGCCACGTGA
- a CDS encoding adenylate/guanylate cyclase domain-containing protein, with product MDPSSPHPDRRQRRATVVFADISGFTRLAERLDPERLLELTEACQAAMERATVDAGGTIDKFIGDAVMALFGAEHGLEDTAGRAVAATLAMHASVDAIIREFDLPRSVGLHIGIDTGSMIAGHMGGDERKDFTVLGDVVNVAGRLQGKATVGETLVGAATYRETLGRYAFQSLGALELKGRDQPVEAYAVLGVAASAQESLAVLPLLGRSHEIATFRAALENLPTKGGVLWLEGEPGIGKSRLLTEWVQLAGEQGVRCATGRAETTGRLRTLRAVAELLEELFGTGGGTEDDQATSLLRDALGEAGLPTNDRTEALLLRLLGQPLNSAQTASVQDLEADVRRALQQKALADLLVGLSEREPLVLCFEDVHWLDTSTRRVLEDLFWITREHRVLFILTTRPDFPETAGALATALQSTDGVETIKLRLGPLDPAQSREVLLQALGARSLPAELRAQIGERAGGNPFYLEEIARTLRDVEAVRVIDGRTEFNAGVGELPLPGTVEETIMARVDRLAPPARELLEFASVLGRVAPLRLLQQAAPEHLDTATILDELVARDILRLRRGEQNREAEFRFTHALVQEATYRGMLASRRKQLHGKLAEAIAANFSTENLIGYEALLAMHYLAAGLPTQAQPHLIAAGDAAAANAASAEALEYFESAYRIREESRSDGKMSEDGGLLERRLAISLLHAGYHERARPFFDAAAAGLGETRRWTTPRQAQFYLVADVARIFFRVFVLRGKMSRRPADQEMRERLDLLYERARAESIADPEHFLYDSMRLTALVTSVDPGSVKQSFSLYAGAALLFAYSGLSFGISRQFAAIAGDLVHESNPDDVFTYRLMLFMTDYFEGNWKIDHGIDEELIERVLATGRLWDVDTFLCIDHIKAIEEGDFPRAGRRRKQIRNLLEAYGYRFSATTRDALEVYAYSGERRWDEALQAVEVYKRSPMPMLNLLAAGLEGRILVEMQDWVRLGTVLETGRRLENEVGRVTPFHGSDLAIARQAAAMQEYQVAIQTSQGTRAARRKAEHAAGEAAGMAQRMASIRVPNLRLAARLAELNGQDQKAAQLLQEAQQQAETLGQRRELVVLDGGSP from the coding sequence ATGGACCCGAGTTCTCCCCATCCGGACCGCCGCCAAAGGCGAGCCACTGTTGTTTTCGCGGATATTTCGGGATTCACCCGACTCGCCGAACGACTCGACCCCGAACGCCTGCTGGAGCTGACCGAGGCCTGTCAGGCCGCCATGGAGCGGGCCACTGTGGACGCCGGTGGCACGATCGACAAATTCATCGGCGATGCCGTCATGGCCCTGTTCGGGGCCGAGCACGGGCTGGAAGATACCGCCGGCCGGGCGGTCGCCGCAACACTGGCCATGCACGCATCCGTCGATGCGATCATCCGGGAATTCGATCTGCCCCGGAGCGTCGGCCTGCACATCGGGATCGATACCGGCAGCATGATTGCGGGCCATATGGGCGGGGACGAACGCAAGGACTTTACCGTCCTCGGCGACGTGGTGAACGTCGCCGGCAGGCTGCAGGGCAAGGCAACTGTCGGCGAAACGCTGGTGGGTGCTGCCACCTACCGCGAAACACTCGGGCGCTATGCCTTTCAATCACTCGGCGCGTTGGAACTGAAAGGGCGCGATCAGCCCGTGGAGGCATACGCCGTCCTCGGGGTTGCCGCCTCGGCCCAGGAAAGCCTTGCCGTCCTGCCCCTTCTCGGCCGCAGCCATGAGATCGCGACCTTCCGGGCAGCACTCGAAAATCTCCCCACAAAAGGCGGCGTTCTATGGCTGGAAGGAGAGCCCGGCATCGGCAAATCCCGGCTACTGACCGAGTGGGTCCAGCTGGCCGGGGAACAAGGCGTGCGTTGCGCCACAGGGCGCGCCGAGACCACCGGGCGCCTGCGTACGCTGCGGGCTGTGGCCGAATTGCTCGAAGAACTCTTTGGTACCGGCGGCGGTACGGAGGACGATCAAGCCACGAGTCTTTTGCGCGATGCGCTGGGCGAAGCCGGCCTACCCACAAACGACCGCACCGAGGCACTCTTGCTGCGCCTGCTGGGCCAACCGCTCAATTCGGCGCAAACCGCATCGGTCCAGGATCTCGAAGCCGATGTCCGGCGCGCACTGCAGCAAAAGGCTCTGGCTGACCTGCTGGTGGGACTCTCGGAGCGCGAGCCTCTGGTGCTCTGTTTTGAAGACGTCCATTGGCTCGACACCTCGACCCGCCGGGTACTCGAAGATCTGTTCTGGATCACACGCGAACATCGAGTGCTCTTTATCCTCACCACACGCCCGGACTTTCCCGAGACCGCCGGCGCACTCGCCACCGCCCTGCAATCGACCGATGGCGTCGAGACCATCAAGCTCCGTCTCGGCCCGCTGGATCCGGCCCAGTCGCGCGAAGTTCTGCTGCAGGCACTCGGCGCCAGAAGCCTGCCGGCAGAACTGCGCGCACAGATCGGCGAACGCGCCGGCGGCAACCCCTTCTATCTGGAGGAAATCGCCCGAACGCTGCGGGATGTCGAGGCGGTACGCGTCATCGATGGCCGCACCGAGTTCAACGCCGGCGTGGGCGAGCTTCCGCTGCCCGGCACGGTTGAAGAAACGATCATGGCACGTGTCGACCGACTCGCGCCGCCCGCGCGTGAGCTTCTGGAATTTGCGTCTGTGCTGGGACGCGTCGCACCCCTGCGGCTCCTGCAACAAGCCGCGCCTGAGCATCTGGATACCGCGACGATCCTGGACGAACTTGTGGCGCGCGATATTCTGCGCCTGCGGCGCGGCGAGCAAAACCGCGAGGCCGAGTTCCGCTTCACGCACGCGCTGGTGCAGGAGGCCACCTATCGCGGCATGCTGGCTTCGCGGCGAAAGCAGCTCCACGGCAAGCTGGCCGAAGCAATCGCGGCGAACTTCTCGACAGAAAACCTGATCGGCTATGAAGCGCTGCTGGCCATGCACTACCTGGCAGCCGGCCTGCCTACCCAAGCGCAGCCACACCTGATTGCTGCCGGAGACGCCGCTGCTGCAAACGCAGCTTCGGCGGAGGCTCTGGAATATTTCGAGTCCGCTTATCGTATCCGCGAGGAATCTCGATCGGACGGCAAAATGTCGGAAGACGGCGGCTTGCTGGAGCGCCGACTGGCGATCTCTCTTCTGCACGCAGGCTACCATGAACGGGCCAGGCCATTTTTCGACGCAGCCGCGGCCGGACTTGGCGAAACACGCCGCTGGACGACTCCGCGACAGGCACAATTCTATCTGGTGGCCGACGTGGCACGGATCTTCTTCCGCGTCTTTGTCCTGCGAGGGAAAATGTCTCGTCGCCCCGCAGACCAGGAAATGCGGGAGCGGCTGGACCTGCTCTACGAACGTGCGCGAGCCGAGTCGATCGCGGACCCCGAACACTTCCTCTACGACTCGATGCGACTGACCGCTCTGGTCACCAGCGTCGATCCGGGGTCCGTCAAACAGAGCTTCTCTCTGTACGCGGGGGCCGCTCTTCTCTTTGCCTATTCCGGGCTGTCTTTCGGGATCAGTCGACAATTTGCAGCGATTGCCGGTGATCTGGTCCACGAATCCAACCCTGATGATGTCTTTACCTACCGCTTGATGCTCTTCATGACCGATTATTTCGAGGGCAATTGGAAAATCGACCACGGCATCGATGAAGAACTCATCGAAAGGGTTCTGGCGACCGGACGCTTGTGGGACGTCGACACCTTCCTCTGCATCGACCATATCAAAGCCATCGAGGAAGGCGATTTTCCGCGCGCGGGCCGTCGCCGGAAGCAGATTCGCAATTTGCTGGAAGCCTATGGCTACCGATTCTCTGCCACTACCCGCGATGCTCTGGAGGTCTACGCATATAGCGGTGAAAGGCGTTGGGACGAGGCCCTGCAGGCGGTCGAGGTCTACAAGAGATCCCCGATGCCGATGCTCAACCTTCTGGCCGCGGGACTCGAAGGACGCATTCTTGTCGAAATGCAGGACTGGGTGCGACTGGGCACCGTGCTGGAGACCGGTCGCCGACTGGAAAATGAAGTCGGTCGCGTGACTCCGTTTCATGGATCCGATCTGGCGATCGCACGACAGGCCGCAGCGATGCAGGAATATCAGGTCGCCATCCAGACATCGCAAGGCACGCGGGCGGCGCGGCGAAAGGCAGAGCATGCTGCCGGGGAAGCGGCCGGGATGGCCCAGCGCATGGCGTCCATCCGCGTGCCCAACCTCAGGCTTGCGGCACGACTGGCCGAACTGAACGGGCAGGACCAGAAGGCCGCGCAGCTCCTGCAAGAGGCGCAACAGCAAGCCGAAACTCTCGGCCAGCGCCGCGAATTGGTCGTGCTTGACGGGGGAAGTCCTTGA
- the holB gene encoding DNA polymerase III subunit delta' produces MKLAEILGQERATTHLRQSMQQDRLAHGLIFSGPLGVGKRSTALALARALFCTQNPNEGCDGCEDCHLVEAGTHPNLLIQDMARAREEKSTASQISIAQIRRLRSDLALQGVRGRRKVAILEPAEKLTADAQNALLKTLEEPPAGCVLILVSNNADALLPTIRSRCQRVLFSPLTPSDIANILERRGSSTAEAESIAAIAGGSLQEAERLSSEESQEQSLHIRSRLDELPGLPLTDVLDFAAELASGKGEERRDRMTLQGTIFLDWARSRMKEAADVGDPERTRASLQILKRIHGTTRDLNHYANAQLTWESLLLDLRQMRG; encoded by the coding sequence GTGAAGCTGGCCGAAATTCTCGGACAGGAAAGGGCCACCACGCACCTCCGGCAATCGATGCAACAGGACCGACTCGCCCACGGCCTGATCTTCTCGGGCCCCCTTGGTGTCGGCAAGCGCTCCACGGCGCTTGCGCTCGCGCGCGCACTCTTCTGCACGCAAAACCCGAACGAAGGCTGCGATGGATGCGAAGACTGTCATCTCGTCGAGGCGGGTACCCACCCCAACCTTCTGATTCAGGATATGGCGCGGGCACGAGAAGAGAAGTCCACCGCCAGCCAGATCTCGATTGCGCAGATCCGGCGCCTGCGATCGGATCTCGCGCTCCAGGGAGTTCGCGGACGACGGAAGGTCGCCATCCTCGAACCAGCCGAAAAATTGACCGCGGATGCGCAAAACGCATTGCTCAAGACTCTCGAGGAACCACCCGCAGGTTGTGTGCTGATTCTGGTGTCCAACAATGCGGATGCGCTGCTCCCGACGATTCGCTCCCGATGCCAAAGGGTCCTCTTCTCTCCCCTCACGCCATCCGATATCGCAAATATTCTCGAACGGAGGGGATCCAGCACCGCGGAAGCCGAGAGCATCGCGGCGATTGCCGGCGGGAGCCTGCAGGAGGCCGAGCGGCTGTCGAGCGAGGAAAGCCAGGAACAAAGCCTTCATATCCGAAGCCGTCTGGACGAGTTACCGGGCCTGCCCCTGACCGATGTCCTCGACTTCGCCGCCGAACTCGCTTCGGGCAAGGGAGAGGAGCGCCGAGACCGGATGACGCTGCAGGGCACGATCTTCCTCGATTGGGCCCGTTCCCGCATGAAGGAAGCTGCCGATGTTGGAGATCCCGAAAGAACTCGGGCCTCTTTGCAGATTCTCAAAAGAATCCATGGTACGACCCGGGACTTGAACCATTATGCCAACGCGCAACTGACCTGGGAGAGCCTTCTCCTGGACCTGCGGCAGATGCGCGGCTAG